In Thermodesulfobacteriota bacterium, the genomic window GTGTCCTGGCCTGGGCACAGGGCGTGACCGCCATCAGCCTCAGTGTGATCACCGTGGACGAGGTGTGCTTCGGCCTGGCGTGGCGACCGAACGCCCGCATCGAGGCATGGCTTGCAGGGTTTCTCCACCGCCAATGCCACGTGCTGCCGGTCACGGAGAGGATCGCCCGCCAGGCGGGAGGGCTGCGGGGCAGCCTCCGGCGCCAGGGAACGGTCCGCACCCAGGCTGACATGCTGATCGCCGCCACCGCCCAGGTCCATGGGCTCACCCTCGTTACCCGGAACGAAAGG contains:
- a CDS encoding type II toxin-antitoxin system VapC family toxin, yielding MSFLVDTNILSELARAAPDAGVLAWAQGVTAISLSVITVDEVCFGLAWRPNARIEAWLAGFLHRQCHVLPVTERIARQAGGLRGSLRRQGTVRTQADMLIAATAQVHGLTLVTRNERDFAGCGIPVLNPFAQAAACLLPRPTS